The segment GATTCGGGCAGCGGCGTCGGCGCGGCCTTCGACCCGGCGCGCTTCGTTCCGTTCATCAACGCCGATCTCACCGTCGCGCTCCACCGCCTCCCGGACGGCGAGTGGATCGGGCTCGACGCCGCAACGACGCTCGAGCCCCACGGCATCGGGCTCACCCGCACAGGCCTCTACGACACGCGCGGACCGATCGGAGAGGGGCTGCAGGGCCTCGTCATCGGCCAGCCGGTCGCGCGCTGACGAATACCTCGGCGGCCCCGCAGCATCCCAACCGGAAACGCCCACAGGAGGCTCCGTGACCGACGCCCGGAAGCGGCTCTACTACAGCTGGATCGTGCTGGCCGCGGTCGTTTTCGTCATGCTGGGCGGTTCGGAGATCCGCGCCGTCTTCGGCGTCTTCATCAAGCCGATCGAGGCGGAGTTCGGCTGGACGCGCCAGCAGCTCTCGGGGGCCGCGGCGTTGTCGTTCTTCGTGTTCGGCGCCGTCGGACCCACGGTGGGCTGGCTCGCCGACGTCTGGGGCCCACGCCGCGTGATGCTCCTCGCCACGGCCGTCCTCGGAGTCGGCACCATTCTGGCGTCCTTCGTCGGCCACCTCTGGCAGATGTACGTGAGCGCCGGGGTCCTGATGGCCGCCGGCGCGGGGGGGCTCGCCATCGCGACCACCGCGACGGTCGCTGCGCGGTGGTTCGTGGCGCGGCGCGGGCTCATCCTGGGCATCTTGGGCGGCGCCATGTCGGCGGGCCAGATGCTCATCGTCCCACTCTCGATGCTCCTGATCAGCTTCTACGGCTGGCGATCGTCCTTTCTCTGGCTCGGCGTGGGCATCGTGGTGTTGGCGCTGCCCGTGATCCTGGCCTTCGTGCGCGACGACCCGGCCGACAAGGGGCTCAAGCCCTACGGCGCTGGCACGGCGAGCGGCGCGGCGTTCGGCGGGGTGACGGACGAACGGCGCGTGCCGGTCTCCGAAGCCATGCAGGTGCCGGCGTTCTAACTCCTCGCCTCCACCTTCTTCGTCTGCGGCTACACGACGAATGGTCTCGTGCTG is part of the Candidatus Methylomirabilota bacterium genome and harbors:
- a CDS encoding MFS transporter; protein product: MTDARKRLYYSWIVLAAVVFVMLGGSEIRAVFGVFIKPIEAEFGWTRQQLSGAAALSFFVFGAVGPTVGWLADVWGPRRVMLLATAVLGVGTILASFVGHLWQMYVSAGVLMAAGAGGLAIATTATVAARWFVARRGLILGILGGAMSAGQMLIVPLSMLLISFYGWRSSFLWLGVGIVVLALPVILAFVRDDPADKGLKPYGAGTASGAAFGGVTDERRVPVSEAMQVPAF